The following is a genomic window from Armatimonadota bacterium.
CGCAAGGTCGCGACGGGCGTCGGCGGCGCGTCGAGCTTGTATGCGGGATGATAGCGCGAGAAGTGAAGCGGTATCGCCGGGTCGAGGCCGGCGACCCAATCCACGAGCGCGCGCACATCATCCTCGCCGTCGTTGTACCCCGGTATGATAAGATTCGTCAGCTCCACCAGGCAGCCGGCCGCGTGGGCGATCTCCGCGGTGCGCCGCACCGGCGCCGCCCTGCCCTTGCACAGCGTGCGGTAGAAGTCGTCGCTGTAGCTCTTGACGTCTATGTTCAGCGCGTCTATGGCGGGCAGGAGTTCGCGCAGCGGCTCTTCGTTGATGAACCCGTTCGTCACCAGCACCGTCTTCAGGCCGCGTTCGCGGGCAAGCAGCGCGGTGTCGTGGACGTACTCGTACCAGATCAGCGGTTCGTTGTAGGTGAAAGCGAGGCCGACATTGCGCGGCTCGCGCTGCGCCATCTCGACCGCCTGCTGCGGCGTCAGCGTGCGCGTCGGAACCGCCTCCTGAGAGATCTGCCAGTTCTGGCAGAAGTCGCACGCCAGATTACAGCCCAGCGTTCCCAGGGACAGTATCCACGAGCCGGGATGGAAGTGATAGAGCGGCTTCTTCTCTATCGGGTCGAGATTGACCGACGTCACCTCCGAGTAAGTGAGGGCGTAAAGCGTGCCGTCGCGCTGCTGCCGGACGCGGCAGACGCCGGTCTTGCCGTCCGCGATGCGGCACTCGTGCGGGCAGAGGCGGCAGCGGATGCGCCCGTCCGCGGGCGGATCGTAAAACATACAGACCTTGCTGTTGTGCTGTGACGCGTCGGTCACGATGGTATTCCCGCCGCCGCACTGGTGCTGTGCCGTGATTATACCGAAGCGCGGTCGGCCGAACAAGCGCTCGATTGTGCCGCGCGCGCCCCAACCGCGCGGGTCCGGTGCGAGCCCGCTTCCCCTGGCGGCTCGGCTCGCGGCGCAACGCCGGATGTCGCCGTCGGCAGGATGTCGGTCGCCGGCGCTTAAGAGCTATGATGTCCGGAGCATCCGCCGCGCGGAATTACGATACGACGCATCCGCAAGCTTCGACTGAGCACCTCCAGTCGAATGGACATGAAGACACCGATCAAGGTCGCCGTCTGCCAACTCGACACGCGCATGGGCGCGACACGCGACAACGTCGCGCTGGCACTACGCATAGCCGAGCGGGCAGTCGCAGCGGGTGCTGGCTACTTGCTTTTTCACGAGAACATGGTGCACGAATACCCGCCCAATGCTGCCGATGCGGCGGAGCCCGTGCGCGGCGCGGTCACCGACCGCTTCGCGGCGTTCTGCTCGGACCACCGCGTCCGTCTCGGCTTCGGCATGACGATGCGCGCCGCGCCGCGACCATTCAACGCCGCGATCTTCATCAACGCGCGCGGCAAGATCGCGGCGACGTACGCGAAGCGCAGCCTAGTCACCCGCGCCGCATATGAAACCTACATGGCCCGGCTTGAGGGCCGGCCGATCGATATGACGGGGCACGAACGGCTGCTCGAAGATGAAGTGTTCCAACCGGGCACAGCGGATCTCGTCTTCGATTGGGACGGCATCCGCGCCGGAGTTCTCATCTGCGCCGACACCGGACGCGACGACTACTGGGCCACGCTTGCGGCGCGCCGGGCGGCCGTTCTGTTCTGCCCCTTCAACAACCCGGGCCTGCGTCTCTACCATCCCAGGATCTTCGACCAAATCAAGGCGCTCGGCGGGTACTTCGTGGGGGCCAATCGCGCTGGCTCGTACCCGATGGGATTGCCCGGGCGGGGACAGAGCTTTGTCGCGGATCCGATGGGCAACGTCATCGCCGATTGCGGCGGCGGGGTCAACACCTTTGCGGTAGCCGACCTCTCGCTTGACGCCGACGGGAGGCCATGAGCCGGTCGTCTGCACACGCCGCGCGCCCGGCGGAATTAGGAGTGGAAACCTGATGACACTCTCCTACGGATATCTTCCCCTCTTTGACCCGCGTCATGGGCGGACGGTGATCGAACCGCTCGAGCCGGGAACCGGCTGGTGGGCGGGAGCATGCAGCGCCCTGTGGGATGACGAGCGGCAGTGCTTCTACCTCTACTATCGGCTCCGCCGCCCGCGCGAGTTGGGCCGCGGCACGGACTGCCGGATCGCGCGCAGCGCCGACGGCGTGCAGTTCGAGGACGTGTGGGCGGCGACCAAAGGTGACCTCCACGCGGAGTCCGTCGAGAAGGCCGGCCTCGTTAAGACGCCGGACGGCCGTTTCCGTCTCTACATCAGCTACGTCACTCCCGAGGAAGGCAAGTGGCGCATCTCAATGATGGAAGCAAGCCGGCCGGAGGACCTGTCGCCGGCCGCCGCACGGCCGATCCTCGGGCCGGAAGACATCGGCGCGGAAGGAGTGAAGGATCCGGTCATCCTGGCCGTGGGCACGGGGTGGTACATGATTGCTTCCTACGCGCCGACCCCGCAGGCGGCGGACGACCACGCCGCCGAAATGCACGCGACGGCGGACATCTACGCGACCGGCATCACGAAATCACACACCGGCCTTGCGGTAAGCATGGACGGGGTCAAGTTCCACTGGCTCGGCGACGTGCTGTCGCCGGGCGATGGGTGGGACGCGTACGCCGCGCGCGTCAGCGCGGTCGTCCACCGGCCACCGCTGTTCGTCGCGTTCTACGACGGCNNNNNNNNNNNNNNNNNNNNNNNNNNNNNNNNNNNNNNNNNNNNNNNNNNNNNNNNNNNNNNNNNNNNNNNNNNNNNNNNNNNNNNNNNNNNNNNNNNNNCGGCCATCCTGGAGCGAGTGGATCGCTCCAAAGGCAAGTTGTACCTGGAGTTCGGCGGCAAGCTGACCTACGACCTCCATGCCGCACGGGTCTTGCCCGGCTACGACGCCAACGTCAAGATGCGCCTGCTGCAGGGGCTCAAGGATCAGATCGAGGTCATCTTCTGTGTCTACTCAGCCGACCTGGAGCGGGGCCGCATCCGCGGCGACTTCGGCATCACCTACGATCTCGCAACACTTAAGTCCATCGACGACCTCCGCGATTGGGGCATCAAGGTCTCCTCTGTCGTAGTGACGCGGTTCCATGAAAGCTCCGCCTCCGCGCGTCTCATGGAGCAGTTGGAGCGCAAAAGCATCGCGGTTCACACTCAACCCGAGATCCCCGATTACCCCAATGCGGTGGACCTCATTGTCTCCGACCACGGGTACGGGCGGTATCCGTACATCGAGACCCACGCCCCCATCGTCGTCGTGACCGGCACTGGGCCCGGCAGCGGGAAACTCTCGACGTGCCTCTCACAGCTCTACCATGATCATCGCCGCGGCACCGCCTCAGGCTATGCCAAGTTCGAGACCTTCCCCATCTGGGATCTTGCAGTTGACCACCCGGTCAACCTCGCCTACGAGGCCGCGACGGCCGACTTGGGCGATATCGTCGTGATTGATCCGTTTCACCTCCAGGCATACGGGGTGACAGCAACCAACTACAACCGCGACGTGGA
Proteins encoded in this region:
- a CDS encoding carbon-nitrogen hydrolase family protein translates to MKTPIKVAVCQLDTRMGATRDNVALALRIAERAVAAGAGYLLFHENMVHEYPPNAADAAEPVRGAVTDRFAAFCSDHRVRLGFGMTMRAAPRPFNAAIFINARGKIAATYAKRSLVTRAAYETYMARLEGRPIDMTGHERLLEDEVFQPGTADLVFDWDGIRAGVLICADTGRDDYWATLAARRAAVLFCPFNNPGLRLYHPRIFDQIKALGGYFVGANRAGSYPMGLPGRGQSFVADPMGNVIADCGGGVNTFAVADLSLDADGRP
- the amrS gene encoding AmmeMemoRadiSam system radical SAM enzyme; this translates as MFYDPPADGRIRCRLCPHECRIADGKTGVCRVRQQRDGTLYALTYSEVTSVNLDPIEKKPLYHFHPGSWILSLGTLGCNLACDFCQNWQISQEAVPTRTLTPQQAVEMAQREPRNVGLAFTYNEPLIWYEYVHDTALLARERGLKTVLVTNGFINEEPLRELLPAIDALNIDVKSYSDDFYRTLCKGRAAPVRRTAEIAHAAGCLVELTNLIIPGYNDGEDDVRALVDWVAGLDPAIPLHFSRYHPAYKLDAPPTPVATLRKAYRIAAEKLNYVYLGNVMDAGGEDTQCPSCGETVIARQGFSARVTGIRDGKCTHCDAEINITGI